One genomic window of Parabacteroides pacaensis includes the following:
- a CDS encoding sodium:solute symporter family transporter, whose protein sequence is MFILAHKWWLLFISILITGDLITGEVSAQQTVDMEKIEWNNTLSLPAVDSDTPVNLGVAGAFSGFIDSTLIIAGGANFPDGPPWQGGHKAWWNTMYSMNPFSSSPEWNILQPIFPTPLAYGVTIQLPQGLLCIGGCDSTRCYKDVFLIQLKNNRISIDKSWPPLPTPLANSTGTFINNKVYIAGGQENMSAPQATGHFYMLDLMNLSKGWTELASWPGEPRGYAVSAAQSDGFDKCFYLFSGRNYDPSGRIKVLTDGYTYNPRLNQWKKLKQQFPVMAGNAIPAGAHHILLLGGVPRLLPGSDQHPGFDNTVRLYHTITNTLIEKEKLPCPIPVTTTVAQKGNIFYLTSGEIKPGIRTPHILKGEILPFEKKLGLVNIFVIILYFAVLAWIGYYFSKKQKNTDDYFKGGGRLPWWVVGLSIFGTSLSAITFMAIPAKAYASDWSYMLMNAGILMVVPIIIYLFIPFYRKLNITTAYEYLELRFNSFIRIICSLAFILFQIGRMGIVMFLPAIALNVVTGFDIVLCIGLMGILSLLYTMMGGIEAVVWTDALQVIVLLGGAILVVIIAMTDLPGGMSGVLSEAVKDHKFDLGSLDFNLKQSTLWTVLIATFFTNLTTYGTDQTMVQRYMTTETRKQANKSVLANAILTIPATLLFFFVGTVLYVFYKHNPTELSLTISDGDAILPWYIYSRLPEGMVGLLISGIFAAAMSTLSSSMNSAATAYVTDIHQKLFPSGALSLKVAKIATCVLGMGGIIFALVMATWEIKSLWDEFNKILGLILGSIGGVFLLGMITRKANATGAICGILGSMLVQFIVIRYQFVHLLLYTATGFVSCFIIGYAVSRLFPASRKNIEELTIYKLFK, encoded by the coding sequence ATGTTTATTTTAGCCCATAAGTGGTGGTTATTATTTATTTCTATTTTAATAACCGGAGATTTAATAACCGGAGAAGTATCTGCCCAACAGACTGTGGATATGGAAAAAATAGAATGGAATAATACGTTATCGTTACCTGCCGTAGATAGCGATACCCCTGTTAACCTAGGAGTAGCCGGGGCTTTTTCCGGATTCATTGACTCTACCTTGATTATTGCCGGAGGAGCCAATTTCCCTGATGGTCCTCCCTGGCAAGGAGGACATAAAGCTTGGTGGAATACAATGTATAGTATGAATCCTTTTTCCTCATCCCCCGAATGGAACATTCTTCAACCTATTTTTCCTACCCCTTTGGCGTATGGGGTAACTATTCAATTACCACAAGGACTTTTATGTATCGGTGGTTGTGATTCTACCCGCTGTTATAAAGATGTTTTTCTTATTCAACTGAAAAATAACCGGATAAGTATCGATAAAAGTTGGCCTCCTTTACCCACCCCTTTAGCTAACTCGACCGGTACATTCATAAACAATAAAGTGTATATAGCAGGAGGACAGGAAAATATGTCAGCACCCCAAGCTACCGGCCATTTTTATATGTTAGATCTTATGAACCTCTCTAAAGGATGGACAGAATTGGCTTCTTGGCCCGGTGAGCCCAGAGGGTATGCGGTAAGCGCAGCACAAAGTGATGGATTTGATAAATGCTTTTATTTATTTAGCGGCCGTAATTACGACCCTTCCGGAAGAATAAAAGTGCTGACAGACGGATATACGTATAACCCCCGTTTAAACCAGTGGAAAAAACTAAAACAACAATTTCCTGTGATGGCAGGAAATGCTATTCCTGCAGGAGCACATCATATTCTTTTATTAGGAGGAGTTCCCCGATTGCTTCCGGGATCAGATCAACATCCGGGCTTCGATAATACGGTACGTCTGTATCATACAATAACTAATACCTTGATAGAGAAAGAAAAGTTACCGTGTCCTATCCCGGTTACAACTACGGTTGCCCAAAAAGGAAACATATTTTATTTAACAAGTGGCGAAATAAAACCGGGGATTCGAACTCCTCATATTTTAAAAGGAGAAATTCTCCCATTCGAAAAAAAATTAGGACTTGTCAATATCTTTGTGATTATTCTTTATTTTGCAGTATTAGCCTGGATAGGATACTATTTCTCTAAAAAACAAAAGAATACGGACGATTATTTTAAAGGAGGCGGACGGTTGCCATGGTGGGTAGTCGGATTAAGTATTTTCGGAACCAGCCTGAGTGCAATTACCTTTATGGCAATTCCTGCCAAAGCGTATGCTTCCGATTGGAGTTATATGCTAATGAACGCGGGTATTCTCATGGTAGTACCTATCATAATATACCTTTTTATTCCTTTTTATAGAAAACTGAATATCACTACGGCTTACGAATATCTGGAGTTACGCTTTAATTCCTTTATACGGATCATTTGTAGCTTGGCTTTCATCCTGTTCCAAATAGGAAGAATGGGTATTGTGATGTTTTTGCCCGCTATAGCATTAAATGTAGTAACAGGTTTTGATATAGTTTTATGTATAGGATTGATGGGAATACTCAGTTTATTATATACCATGATGGGAGGTATTGAAGCGGTTGTGTGGACGGATGCTTTACAAGTAATTGTTCTTTTGGGTGGAGCTATTTTAGTGGTAATTATTGCTATGACGGATTTACCTGGAGGAATGAGCGGTGTCTTGAGCGAAGCGGTGAAAGATCATAAGTTTGATTTAGGCAGTTTGGATTTTAATTTAAAACAATCTACCTTATGGACTGTATTGATTGCGACTTTTTTTACCAACCTGACTACTTACGGCACCGACCAGACAATGGTACAACGTTATATGACCACCGAAACCCGGAAACAAGCTAATAAAAGTGTACTGGCTAATGCTATTCTTACTATTCCGGCAACTCTATTATTTTTCTTTGTAGGAACCGTATTATACGTATTTTATAAACATAATCCGACAGAATTAAGTTTGACTATTTCGGACGGAGACGCCATTTTACCTTGGTATATTTATTCCCGTCTGCCGGAAGGAATGGTAGGTCTTCTTATTTCCGGGATATTTGCCGCAGCTATGTCTACGTTAAGCAGCAGTATGAATTCTGCTGCCACAGCCTACGTGACGGATATTCATCAAAAACTGTTTCCCTCCGGCGCACTGAGTTTAAAAGTTGCCAAGATAGCCACTTGCGTGTTGGGAATGGGCGGAATTATTTTTGCTTTAGTAATGGCTACCTGGGAAATAAAATCGTTATGGGATGAATTTAATAAAATCCTGGGCCTTATTCTAGGCAGTATAGGCGGAGTATTTCTCTTGGGAATGATTACCCGGAAAGCAAATGCAACGGGAGCTATCTGTGGGATACTAGGAAGTATGCTTGTACAATTCATAGTAATCCGCTATCAATTTGTTCATTTATTATTATATACTGCCACAGGTTTTGTTTCTTGCTTTATTATCGGGTACGCCGTTAGTCGGTTATTCCCTGCATCCAGGAAAAACATAGAGGAACTGACGATATATAAACTATTTAAATAA
- a CDS encoding LamG-like jellyroll fold domain-containing protein, translated as MKNILYISLSILALLAVSCKEETKESVEARFSVDKQEIVSGDKVVFKDESLGSPTKWNWYFEGGTPETSILFSPEVVYATPGSYSVKLVVSHGDAESSVLEKTEFIKVEYPDVLTADFKTDKTSVLYGEKAIFTDLSAGYPTSWAWEFISSEGEKQTSTEQNPEMSLPPGIYTVQLDVANPKTSARKIKKEYLTVVDPNSVSAEFSSDYTVTYSGGSIHYKDQSVGNATQWNWTFEGGVPETSTEQNPQVTYTKPGKYKVTLKTSNAVNSSVKEKEGYVSVIPGEGLWAFYLFEENGKDIGPGNLEATVKGTGSGTVLFNKSSRKEGEYCAAFSNLESGNYGYLQVDHNGLLNFGKKDFTISFWMKTNLKNKQMALWMNGGGKKGSGDSQTWFRLENGSSKNGTFTTEDNTGGVFCDYKAEALADDQWHHIVCIRDGMTLKIYVDGVEKAIKKGTTLKQAGDDTPLLLGCMAAANSGRKQYYTGYMDDVVLYNRAITIEEIQMLYTY; from the coding sequence ATGAAAAACATTCTATATATAAGCTTATCCATTCTAGCACTTCTGGCGGTCTCTTGTAAAGAGGAGACAAAGGAAAGTGTGGAAGCCCGCTTTAGTGTAGACAAACAAGAAATTGTATCGGGCGATAAAGTTGTTTTTAAAGATGAGTCGCTAGGAAGCCCTACCAAGTGGAATTGGTATTTTGAAGGCGGAACACCGGAAACATCCATCCTGTTTAGCCCGGAAGTGGTATATGCTACTCCCGGCAGTTATTCGGTAAAATTGGTGGTTAGTCATGGCGATGCAGAATCCTCGGTTTTAGAAAAAACAGAGTTTATTAAAGTAGAATATCCGGATGTATTAACCGCTGACTTTAAAACAGATAAAACCTCTGTTTTATACGGTGAGAAAGCGATTTTTACAGACTTGTCCGCCGGGTATCCGACCTCTTGGGCTTGGGAATTTATTTCTTCGGAAGGTGAAAAACAGACCTCAACCGAACAAAATCCGGAAATGTCGTTGCCTCCGGGTATCTATACTGTTCAACTTGACGTGGCTAATCCTAAAACTTCAGCCCGGAAAATAAAAAAAGAGTATTTGACCGTAGTGGATCCTAATTCCGTAAGTGCCGAGTTTTCTTCCGATTATACAGTAACTTATAGCGGGGGGAGTATTCACTATAAAGACCAGTCTGTGGGAAATGCAACTCAATGGAACTGGACTTTTGAAGGAGGCGTTCCGGAAACTTCTACAGAGCAAAATCCTCAAGTGACTTATACGAAACCCGGTAAATATAAAGTTACGCTTAAAACTTCCAATGCGGTCAATTCGTCCGTAAAAGAAAAAGAAGGTTATGTATCCGTAATTCCGGGAGAAGGTCTTTGGGCTTTCTACTTGTTTGAAGAAAACGGAAAAGACATAGGACCGGGAAATTTAGAAGCTACGGTAAAGGGGACTGGTTCCGGTACTGTATTATTTAACAAATCCTCCAGAAAAGAAGGAGAATATTGTGCAGCCTTCTCTAACCTGGAATCCGGTAATTACGGATATTTACAGGTAGATCACAACGGATTGCTTAATTTCGGAAAGAAAGATTTTACCATTTCTTTTTGGATGAAGACGAATCTGAAAAATAAACAAATGGCTTTGTGGATGAACGGCGGAGGTAAAAAAGGCTCCGGCGATTCCCAGACTTGGTTCCGGTTGGAAAATGGTTCCAGTAAAAATGGAACATTTACAACGGAAGATAATACAGGCGGGGTATTTTGTGATTACAAAGCTGAAGCATTAGCCGACGATCAATGGCATCATATTGTATGTATAAGAGACGGCATGACTTTAAAAATATATGTAGACGGAGTTGAAAAAGCAATCAAAAAAGGAACTACCCTGAAACAGGCGGGTGACGACACCCCTCTTTTATTAGGATGTATGGCTGCGGCTAATTCCGGGCGCAAACAATATTATACAGGCTATATGGATGATGTTGTTTTATATAACCGGGCTATTACGATAGAAGAAATACAAATGTTGTATACTTACTGA
- a CDS encoding dihydrodipicolinate synthase family protein → MKNYQRLKGLIAATFTPFDAHGNVNLAIIDQYAQLMVDSHISGVFVCGTSGESASLTLEERKALLTQWVKSANGRLKVIAHVGSNSQPQAMELAKHAQETGADAIAAIAPNFFKPVRIKDLVDFFVPVAGSAPELPFYYYNMPTMTGICLPVNLFLQEGKKVIPNLAGTKFTHNNLMEMGECLALNNGEFEVLHGYDEILISGLVLGAVAAVGSTYNYFPSVYLGILDAMEKGDLATARKLQMKSIELVEVIIKYGGGVRGGKAIMNLIGIECGQCRLPITPFSDKEYLELKEDLDKIGFLFH, encoded by the coding sequence ATGAAAAATTATCAACGGTTAAAAGGCCTGATTGCGGCTACTTTTACCCCCTTCGATGCTCATGGAAATGTGAATTTAGCCATCATTGACCAATATGCTCAATTAATGGTCGATTCCCATATTTCAGGAGTGTTCGTTTGCGGGACAAGTGGCGAATCGGCTTCTTTAACCCTGGAAGAACGGAAAGCCCTCCTTACCCAATGGGTAAAATCGGCTAATGGCAGATTAAAAGTCATTGCCCACGTGGGAAGCAATTCTCAGCCTCAAGCTATGGAATTGGCAAAACATGCCCAAGAGACAGGAGCAGATGCGATTGCTGCGATTGCACCGAATTTTTTTAAACCGGTACGTATAAAAGATTTGGTGGATTTCTTTGTACCCGTAGCAGGAAGTGCGCCGGAGCTGCCTTTTTATTATTACAACATGCCCACCATGACAGGGATTTGCCTCCCGGTAAATCTGTTTCTCCAAGAAGGGAAGAAAGTAATTCCGAACTTGGCAGGTACAAAATTTACCCATAATAATTTAATGGAAATGGGAGAATGCCTGGCTCTTAACAACGGAGAATTTGAAGTACTTCACGGGTATGATGAAATCTTGATTTCCGGTCTTGTTTTGGGTGCCGTAGCAGCCGTAGGCAGTACTTATAATTATTTCCCTTCGGTATATTTAGGTATTCTGGATGCCATGGAAAAAGGAGATCTGGCAACAGCCAGGAAATTACAAATGAAATCCATCGAGCTGGTAGAAGTGATTATCAAATACGGCGGAGGAGTGAGAGGTGGTAAAGCTATTATGAATTTAATCGGAATAGAATGCGGACAGTGCCGACTTCCTATCACTCCCTTTAGTGATAAGGAGTACTTGGAGTTGAAAGAAGATCTAGACAAAATCGGATTTCTTTTTCATTAA
- a CDS encoding sialidase family protein — protein MKNYIYMALCILFLGTTHGACGKNDPVIPEPDPVPTPTPTPDPNKDELQYVYQDNLYGYECFRIPAIVKTQSGILLAFAEARKFRSNGDSGDIDLVVRSSKDNGKTWNDPVMIWDDGENTCGNPVPIVDNTTGRIHLLMTWNDGRDNWSSLVNGTGHNTRRPYYTYSDDEGKTWVTPRELTQDIKHKDWDWYGTGPVHGIQIQHGPHKGRLVSPNYFTIRENGIRKDYSHIVFSDDGGTTWKAGKPAPGDKVGECTVAELPDGTLMLNLRPGEGNFRYYTLSTDGGESWGPLSKDAAQLDPRCQGSLISTPSALFLSNANSTERVNMTIKMSPDNGKSWDKEYVVYEGPSGYSDMVMLSDNEVAVLYEGGKKRYTEGIALKIVKLSDFK, from the coding sequence ATGAAAAATTATATTTATATGGCTTTGTGTATCTTATTTTTAGGTACAACACATGGGGCTTGCGGAAAAAATGATCCGGTAATTCCTGAGCCAGACCCGGTTCCTACTCCGACACCTACTCCTGATCCGAATAAGGATGAATTGCAGTACGTCTATCAAGATAATCTGTATGGGTACGAATGTTTCCGTATTCCCGCTATTGTTAAAACACAAAGCGGTATACTTTTAGCATTTGCAGAGGCACGAAAATTCAGAAGTAACGGGGACTCGGGGGATATCGATTTGGTAGTAAGAAGTTCGAAGGATAATGGAAAAACTTGGAACGACCCGGTAATGATATGGGACGATGGGGAAAATACGTGTGGAAATCCGGTTCCTATTGTAGACAATACCACCGGAAGAATCCACTTGTTGATGACCTGGAATGACGGCCGTGATAATTGGTCGTCTCTGGTGAATGGGACAGGACACAATACCCGTCGTCCTTATTATACTTATTCCGATGATGAGGGAAAAACATGGGTCACACCCCGGGAATTGACCCAAGATATAAAACATAAGGATTGGGATTGGTATGGAACCGGGCCGGTGCATGGGATTCAGATTCAACACGGACCTCATAAGGGAAGATTGGTTTCCCCTAATTATTTTACGATCCGTGAAAACGGCATACGGAAAGATTATTCACATATTGTTTTTTCAGATGATGGAGGAACTACCTGGAAAGCCGGAAAGCCTGCTCCCGGTGATAAAGTGGGTGAATGTACGGTTGCAGAATTACCGGACGGTACATTGATGTTGAATTTACGTCCCGGAGAAGGCAATTTCCGGTATTATACCCTTAGTACGGATGGAGGGGAAAGTTGGGGGCCGTTGAGTAAAGATGCGGCGCAATTAGATCCTCGTTGCCAGGGAAGCTTAATCAGCACCCCTTCCGCTTTATTTCTTTCGAATGCGAACAGTACGGAAAGAGTGAATATGACAATAAAAATGAGTCCGGATAACGGTAAAAGTTGGGATAAAGAATATGTAGTGTACGAAGGCCCATCCGGTTATTCTGATATGGTGATGCTCTCCGATAATGAAGTAGCTGTTTTATATGAAGGCGGTAAGAAACGGTATACGGAAGGAATTGCCTTGAAGATAGTGAAGCTAAGTGATTTTAAGTAA
- a CDS encoding SusC/RagA family TonB-linked outer membrane protein: protein MRKINHFFYMIFLLLCPFFSLGAQEMNISGVVVDNEGMTLPGVSVAIKGTTTGTITDVDGVFSMKTQKGNMLVFSYIGYKTQEVQVTNNRRLNITLEISTIGLEEVVVVGYGKQSRVTVTNAISRVGEEEFKNVPAQNPLLQMQGKVAGLALQVSDGQPGASPNVFIRGGTTTSPEGDSPLIIVDGIISQGMRSLQDMNASDIESVQVLKDAASTAIYGAKAANGIIIVKTKGGRKGKPTIHLKYTYGVEERPERLPLLNAREYVYLSRKNTQLFNQTDPNKFLNGSWGMSTGNPRNSPNTLEFLDVYLANYEQAYVNQLLINEGWQTMEDPVTGKQLIFQDNDFQRATFRTGSKHKIDFDISGGSDRASYYFGLGYLDQDGTLRGNNYKNYSFLFNGTFQLSDKWSVNTKASFQMRDVNGPGNTQNTISRGILMPPTYRLYYEDGTPAPGEGIGSFRSRLHEIYYKSQYDDTEVYRTTMQMGADWDILPGLHFTPSFYYFSSEGIENYFEADNETTGTTVRPASAKHNFDRHLQADLLLTYDKQWKEKHNLSAVAGASYNHDYSFRMGGQGSGALIDQIHTLNATADSTQRVSTTKTYEAMLSYFGRVNYDYDHKYMLSASIRMDGSSRFAQNHKWGYFPGVSAGWNMHREEFFEAIRPVVSKWKWRASWGKAGNNNLSIYDSRGQYKIAGTNYEGHVGILNNKMKNDDLIWETTATFDAGFDIGLWDDRLTILVDYYNKLTNNRLFDEPLWNSTGFGSIKSNFGSIRNSGFEIELNATPVRLKDFTWNLGFTFSYNKSVVVALPENEEDKNRVGGNYVYDPALDKVVKVGGIAEGERYGGRWAFHYQGIYQTDEEAASAPKDPNAKNRIKKAGDAIFEDRNKDGVLDSKDMVFMGYIRPDKMGGITNTFQYKAFTLRIVMDWAMGHVIDNGFKANMMGSARNNNNGLKEALTNSWEPTNTEAKYPKYTVQSDIDYNYRNHKRWDNQIGNTDGGSNNSLYYGKGDYLAFREVSFSYLVKNAWLQKLKLSAMEVFGGVYNIGYITGYDGMMPEIFDGDDYGTYPRPRQYNVGLRLSF from the coding sequence ATGAGAAAAATTAATCATTTTTTCTACATGATTTTCCTATTATTATGCCCTTTTTTCTCCCTTGGGGCTCAGGAAATGAACATTTCGGGTGTGGTGGTCGACAATGAAGGGATGACCTTGCCGGGTGTTTCGGTTGCCATTAAAGGTACAACTACCGGGACGATCACGGATGTAGACGGCGTTTTTTCTATGAAAACCCAAAAAGGAAACATGCTTGTTTTTTCGTATATAGGATACAAAACGCAAGAAGTACAGGTAACAAACAATCGAAGGTTAAACATTACGTTAGAAATTTCTACTATCGGACTGGAAGAAGTGGTGGTAGTAGGTTATGGAAAACAATCCCGGGTAACCGTTACCAATGCTATTTCCCGTGTAGGCGAAGAAGAATTTAAAAATGTACCGGCACAGAACCCTTTGTTACAGATGCAAGGAAAAGTAGCAGGACTTGCCTTACAGGTAAGCGACGGTCAACCCGGTGCTTCTCCGAATGTCTTTATTCGTGGGGGTACGACCACAAGCCCGGAAGGGGATTCACCTCTAATTATTGTAGATGGAATCATTTCCCAGGGAATGAGAAGCCTGCAAGATATGAATGCCTCCGACATAGAATCGGTACAAGTGTTAAAAGACGCAGCTTCTACTGCAATTTACGGTGCAAAAGCCGCCAATGGTATCATTATCGTTAAAACGAAAGGCGGAAGAAAAGGAAAACCTACCATTCATTTAAAATACACCTATGGAGTTGAAGAACGTCCGGAACGGCTTCCCCTGTTAAATGCCCGGGAGTATGTATATCTAAGCCGGAAAAATACACAATTGTTTAATCAAACCGATCCGAATAAATTTTTAAACGGTTCCTGGGGAATGTCTACGGGAAATCCCCGGAATTCTCCTAACACCTTAGAGTTTTTGGATGTGTATCTGGCTAATTACGAACAAGCGTATGTGAATCAGTTACTAATAAACGAAGGGTGGCAAACGATGGAAGATCCGGTTACCGGTAAACAACTTATCTTCCAGGATAACGATTTTCAACGTGCAACTTTTAGAACCGGAAGTAAGCATAAAATCGATTTCGATATTAGCGGCGGTTCGGATCGCGCTTCTTATTACTTCGGATTAGGCTATTTGGATCAGGACGGAACTTTGCGGGGAAATAATTACAAGAATTATAGCTTCCTTTTTAATGGAACTTTCCAGCTTTCCGACAAATGGAGTGTGAATACGAAAGCAAGTTTCCAGATGCGGGATGTAAACGGACCCGGAAATACACAGAATACAATTTCCCGGGGAATCCTGATGCCTCCCACCTACCGTTTGTATTATGAAGATGGTACGCCTGCCCCGGGTGAAGGAATCGGTTCTTTCCGTAGCCGTTTACATGAAATATATTATAAATCCCAATATGACGATACGGAAGTATACCGTACTACCATGCAAATGGGAGCCGATTGGGATATATTGCCCGGCTTGCATTTTACTCCCTCTTTCTATTATTTTTCCTCCGAAGGGATTGAAAACTATTTTGAAGCCGATAATGAAACGACGGGTACTACCGTAAGGCCTGCTTCTGCAAAACATAATTTCGACCGGCATTTACAGGCGGACCTTTTGCTTACCTATGATAAACAATGGAAAGAGAAACACAATCTGAGCGCAGTAGCCGGAGCCAGTTATAATCATGATTACAGTTTCCGGATGGGCGGCCAGGGAAGCGGTGCGTTAATAGACCAAATCCATACGCTGAATGCTACGGCCGACAGTACACAACGGGTATCTACCACCAAAACGTATGAAGCCATGCTAAGCTATTTCGGACGTGTAAATTACGATTATGATCATAAATACATGCTTTCGGCAAGTATCCGCATGGATGGATCTTCCCGCTTTGCACAAAACCATAAATGGGGGTACTTTCCCGGAGTCTCCGCCGGGTGGAATATGCACAGGGAAGAATTTTTCGAAGCGATTCGTCCTGTTGTTTCCAAATGGAAATGGAGAGCCAGTTGGGGAAAGGCAGGAAATAATAACTTGAGTATTTATGATTCCAGGGGGCAATATAAAATAGCCGGTACGAATTATGAAGGACATGTAGGAATACTCAATAATAAAATGAAAAATGACGATTTGATATGGGAAACCACGGCCACTTTCGATGCCGGTTTCGATATAGGGCTTTGGGATGACCGGCTTACTATCCTGGTCGATTATTATAACAAACTTACAAACAACCGTTTGTTTGATGAACCGCTTTGGAACTCTACCGGATTCGGTTCTATCAAAAGTAACTTCGGTTCGATCCGTAATTCCGGATTTGAGATAGAATTAAATGCCACACCGGTGCGGCTGAAAGACTTTACCTGGAATTTAGGATTCACCTTTTCTTACAATAAAAGTGTGGTAGTTGCCTTGCCTGAAAACGAAGAAGATAAAAACCGGGTAGGAGGGAACTACGTATACGATCCGGCACTGGATAAGGTGGTAAAAGTGGGAGGTATAGCAGAAGGCGAACGCTATGGCGGCCGTTGGGCTTTTCATTATCAGGGGATTTATCAAACAGACGAAGAAGCAGCTTCTGCACCTAAGGATCCGAATGCGAAGAACCGGATTAAAAAAGCCGGAGATGCCATTTTTGAAGACCGGAATAAGGATGGCGTTTTGGATTCCAAAGACATGGTGTTCATGGGATATATCCGGCCTGATAAGATGGGCGGTATTACCAATACATTCCAGTATAAAGCGTTTACTCTACGGATTGTAATGGATTGGGCTATGGGACACGTGATCGACAATGGCTTCAAAGCAAACATGATGGGAAGTGCAAGAAATAACAATAACGGATTGAAAGAAGCTCTTACTAATTCATGGGAACCCACTAATACAGAAGCAAAATACCCTAAATATACCGTACAAAGCGATATCGATTATAATTACCGGAACCATAAACGTTGGGATAATCAAATCGGTAATACCGACGGTGGCTCCAATAACAGCTTGTATTATGGAAAAGGCGATTATTTAGCTTTCCGGGAAGTTTCGTTTAGTTATTTAGTGAAAAATGCATGGTTGCAAAAGCTGAAATTAAGCGCAATGGAAGTGTTCGGCGGAGTTTATAACATCGGTTATATAACAGGTTATGATGGCATGATGCCTGAAATTTTCGATGGAGATGATTATGGAACCTACCCTCGTCCCCGTCAGTATAATGTAGGCTTACGTCTGAGTTTTTAA
- a CDS encoding RagB/SusD family nutrient uptake outer membrane protein — protein MKRFSRNVLLFILSAWITSCNLLEVDTVSDITNDDYWKSKGDVESYVYGIYTSFRGTVNSSALYHYEDRGDSFVRGLTGGPSTAWNQDLSGAQGVSWASFYTVIQHCNNLIKNAETVRFAIEAEKNSFLAEAYFIRAYMYFCVVRSFGDAPLELIPTESSKKEKLPRSPADEVMKRILEDVDLAIELFGTDGYPNGKSRASRPACYALKADALLWKYKVLQTGSEQDLKDIITLADQASVGLSLDKFSDIFATKKGPEIIFSVHFDINEQAGQYSNQLKPKESHVSSAVNKDQIAWAKTAAGTTYRLSEQVVNIFDNPMDIRKVNSIIEAVDADNTSIGWFDNKMRGTEASGDRAYDNDIIIYRLAEMYLFKAEAYAALNEIENAMKQMNLVRGRACTGDYSGPKDKQAIEKAILDERFREFYLERKRWPDLVRFHYGGTINVYTIVPNLKGKESLPLFFPIPQKDMDLNPKLEQTEGYETIN, from the coding sequence ATGAAACGTTTTAGTAGAAATGTCTTATTATTCATTCTATCTGCCTGGATAACCAGTTGCAATTTGTTAGAGGTAGATACCGTATCAGACATAACAAATGACGACTATTGGAAAAGTAAAGGAGATGTGGAAAGTTATGTGTATGGCATATATACTTCATTCAGAGGTACGGTAAATAGCAGTGCTCTTTATCATTATGAAGACCGGGGAGACTCGTTTGTACGGGGACTTACCGGAGGTCCGTCTACGGCATGGAACCAGGACTTGAGCGGTGCGCAAGGGGTTAGTTGGGCTAGCTTTTATACGGTAATCCAGCACTGTAATAATTTAATTAAGAATGCCGAAACCGTTCGTTTTGCCATAGAAGCAGAAAAAAACAGCTTTCTGGCAGAAGCTTATTTTATCCGTGCTTATATGTATTTTTGTGTGGTACGTTCGTTTGGCGATGCACCTTTGGAACTTATTCCTACGGAAAGTAGCAAAAAAGAAAAATTACCCCGTTCACCTGCTGATGAAGTAATGAAGAGAATCCTGGAAGACGTGGATCTGGCAATTGAGTTGTTCGGTACGGATGGCTATCCGAACGGCAAAAGCCGGGCTTCCCGTCCTGCTTGCTACGCATTGAAAGCGGATGCCCTTTTATGGAAGTATAAAGTATTGCAAACCGGCTCGGAACAAGACTTAAAAGACATCATCACGCTGGCAGACCAAGCTTCGGTTGGTTTATCTTTGGATAAATTCTCCGATATTTTTGCCACAAAGAAAGGTCCGGAAATTATTTTTTCCGTACATTTTGATATAAATGAGCAAGCAGGGCAGTATAGCAACCAGCTTAAACCTAAAGAATCGCACGTAAGCAGTGCAGTTAACAAAGATCAGATAGCTTGGGCGAAAACTGCTGCCGGCACTACCTACCGCTTAAGTGAACAGGTGGTAAACATATTTGATAATCCGATGGACATCCGGAAAGTAAATTCTATTATTGAAGCCGTCGATGCCGACAATACCTCTATTGGTTGGTTTGATAATAAAATGCGGGGGACAGAAGCTTCCGGCGACCGGGCGTATGATAATGACATAATAATCTATCGGCTGGCTGAAATGTATTTGTTCAAAGCCGAAGCCTATGCCGCTTTAAACGAAATAGAGAATGCAATGAAACAGATGAACCTAGTCCGTGGTAGAGCTTGTACCGGTGATTATTCCGGTCCGAAGGATAAACAGGCTATTGAAAAAGCGATCTTGGATGAACGCTTCAGGGAGTTTTACCTGGAAAGAAAAAGATGGCCGGATTTGGTTCGTTTCCATTATGGAGGAACGATAAATGTATATACGATAGTGCCGAATTTAAAGGGAAAAGAATCACTTCCTTTATTTTTCCCTATCCCTCAAAAAGATATGGATCTAAATCCTAAATTAGAACAGACAGAAGGTTACGAAACAATCAATTAA